A genomic segment from Lignipirellula cremea encodes:
- a CDS encoding VOC family protein → MYAAPPMMNLTVIRSPDIDRAATFYQAMGLLFTEHRHGSGPLHYTSAVNGFVFEIYPRGKHPPTTSTRIGFSVDEVDSVVEMLLAVGGTLLSPPTDSEWGRRAVMKDLDGHTVELLTPADRDQIVASTETSTGVITKTHSSGMNPGDCDRR, encoded by the coding sequence ATGTATGCTGCACCTCCCATGATGAACCTGACGGTCATCCGGTCGCCTGACATCGACCGTGCGGCGACGTTTTACCAGGCGATGGGCTTGCTCTTTACCGAACACCGCCACGGCTCGGGTCCCTTGCACTATACTTCCGCCGTCAATGGATTTGTGTTTGAGATCTATCCGCGCGGGAAACATCCGCCGACGACTTCCACGCGGATCGGGTTTTCCGTCGATGAGGTGGATTCCGTCGTCGAGATGCTGCTTGCTGTCGGCGGGACGCTACTTTCCCCGCCGACGGATTCCGAATGGGGACGTCGCGCGGTCATGAAAGATCTGGATGGGCACACGGTCGAACTGCTGACGCCGGCGGATCGCGATCAAATCGTGGCGTCGACAGAAACTTCCACCGGCGTGATAACGAAGACCCACTCCTCTGGCATGAATCCCGGCGACTGCGACCGCCGCTAA